From a single Portunus trituberculatus isolate SZX2019 chromosome 15, ASM1759143v1, whole genome shotgun sequence genomic region:
- the LOC123504257 gene encoding uncharacterized protein LOC123504257 isoform X3, whose translation MVPVVMLLLVMSLVQTGGYHPALLDVDGKMIVYDSTREEPYCYPGANHPDKTIFKDSQEATARNIGRVLCRSLGYTHLVREYGVPADGFIGTRLLIYCQGYERLIEQCTTDRGAKNDCNELLVLECGRCSEQERQMEIGETVEITSPEYPNYTDSAVCEWHLRPPTMAAFTLEFLNFRLPSTDTRGNCYVGYLEVSKEVNGEAVEVMVRCGSAVPMPLTVKAEVLILRFSSGTFYPRPFNSKRGFRVLVTASPIPWSSRRLSTMEKVSIGLGVALFLVILLFVLFVMRRRVWTRRRSRQRKQMQQKMERPSYHEALTAMLAGIATNPARHLVTRGDNNMPEVSNRHCGSLRGGSLRDTEQSERGRRSTKVICATRTSSVPLQPTNCPPLPPRIPSSAPPPVKLHHPLPIIEGEGEPSNMEDQPIYMELDEFNKSMAQSYVELKDLERAKVGMSDSSVTGVPTSPLLVTPTARHYTSQPLLFPGQPSSSPTAEKTFPRRAHVWPSTSSLPPSVKTLPCIDKTCTGKTFTGGSVSSCIHISLSSRGSNVSLSSYCIPSLSVRLSPIHRGCATIPRGYSTTSSLSSSNFVESRWSERLPVIQMDGTPLLNTSILERQVRVASCSSSDSVFTENGSVTREQRRCACGSVHEKGNASSEKGQHLSKSCGDVSRTPSNPKQENSMNSMLELVRSEPSLPRDQTAPRLVGPVLRRVSQMFFGSSPFLSNSAEEAKDSGSDAAGDEMQPEKNGTGTWRLGKNTSRRAVSSSSGIFSSFKYSRLQNASNSDRGKANSCSDFQETSATQGAGTAPARFTPWWIHEPASMVVEAWVEERPQPTGPESGEI comes from the exons ATGGTGCCGGTGGTGATGTTGCTACTGGTGATGAGTCTGGTGCAG ACGGGAGGTTATCACCCGGCCTTGCTAGACGTGGATGGCAAGATGATTGTGTACGACTCGACCAGAGAGGAGCCTTACTGCTACCCG GGCGCCAACCATCCTGACAAAACAATCTTCAAGGACTCGCAGGAGGCAACAGCTCGTAACATAGGGCGCGTCCTGTGTCGTAGCCTTGGATACACCCATCTCGTGCG GGAGTACGGCGTGCCAGCTGACGGGTTCATCGGCACACGACTGCTCATATACTGTCAAGGCTACGAGCGACTCATTGAGCAGTGCACCACCGACAGAGGTGCCAAGAATGACTGCAACGAGCTCCTAGTCCTGGAGTGTGGCAGATGTTCAGAG CAGGAACGTCAGATGGAGATTGGAGAGACGGTAGAAATCACCAGCCCTGAGTACCCGAACTACACCGACTCTGCTGTCTGTGAATGGCACCTCCGCCCTCCCACCATGGCCGCCTTTACGCTGGAGTTCTTGAATTTCAGACTTCCCAGCACAGACACAAGAG GCAATTGTTACGTTGGGTACCTGGAAGTGTCCAAGGAGGTGAATGGTGAggcggtggaggtgatggttcGGTGTGGCAGCGCCGTGCCGATGCCCCTCACAGTTAAGGCTGAAGTGTTGATCCTCAG GTTCTCCTCTGGAACCTTCTACCCGAGGCCGTTTAACTCAAAGCGAGGCTTCAGAGTTTTGGTAACAGCGTCTCCCATCC CGTGGAGTTCCAGGAGGCTGAGCACCATGGAGAAGGTGTCTATTGGACTAGGTGTTGCTCTGTTCTTGGTTATTCTCCTTTTTGTCCTGTTCGT AATGAGAAGGCGAGTTTGGACGCGACGGAGGAGCAGGCAGAGGAAACAAATGCAGCAGAAAATGGAGCGACCCAGCTATCATGAAG CCTTGACCGCCATGCTCGCTGGTATCGCCACCAACCCAGCGAGGCATTTAGTGACTCGCGGGGATAATAACATGCCGGAGGTCAGCAACAGACATTGTGGCAGTTTGCGTGGTGGCAGTTTGCGGGACACGGAACAGAGTGAAAGGGGCAGGAGGTCAACCAAGGTGATATGTGCCACCCGGACCAGCAGCGTGCCACTCCAGCCGACGAATTGCCCGCCCCTGCCTCCCCGGATTCCCTCATCGGCACCGCCCCCTGTTAAGCTGCACCACCCACTACCCATCATTGAAGGAGAGGGG GAGCCGAGCAACATGGAGGACCAGCCCATCTATATGGAACTGGACGAATTCAACAAGTCTATGGCACAGTCCTATGTTGAACTGA AGGACCTTGAAAGAGCAAAGGTCGGAATGTCTGACAGTTCCGTCACTGGTGTACCCACGTCGCCTCTCCTTGTTACTCCCACCGCCCGTCACTACACCAGCcagcctctcctctttcccggcCAGCCATCTTCCTCCCCCACAGCTGAAAAAACGTTTCCAAGAAGAGCACATGTATGGCCCAgcacctcctctcttcccccttcagtGAAAACTCTCCCTTGCATCGACAAAACGTGTACTGGCAAGACTTTCACCGGGGGAAGTGTAAGCTCTTGTATTCACATTTCCCTGTCGTCGAGAGGAAGCAATGTTTCGCTCTCTTCCTACTGCATCCCTTCTCTGTCCGTCCGCCTCTCCCCTATTCACCGAGGTTGCGCCACCATTCCCCGAGGATACTCCACCACCAGCAGTCTCTCCTCTAGCAATTTCGTGGAGAGTAGGTGGTCAGAG CGATTGCCAGTGATTCAAATGGATGGGACTCCCTTGCTAAACACCAGCATCCTTGAGCGACAGGTGCGAGTAGCGTCCTGCAGCAGCAGCGACAGTGTATTCACCGAAA ACGGAAGTGTCACGAGGGAGCAGAGGCGGTGTGCATGCGGCTCCGTTCACGAGAAAGGAAATGCCTCGTCTGAGAAAGGTCAACATCTCTCCAAGTCTTGTGGCGACGTGTCTCGAACTCCTTCCAACCCCAAG CAGGAGAACAGCATGAATAGCATGCTGGAGCTGGTGAGGTCAGAGCCAAGCCTGCCCAGGGATCAGACCGCTCCTCGTCTGGTCGGGCCAGTCTTGCGGCGCGTCTCGCAGATGTTCTTCGggtcttctcccttcctctccaactCCGCTGAGGAGGCGAAGGACTCGGGCTCTGATGCAGCTGGGGATGAGATGCAGcctgaaaaaaatggaacaggGACTTGGCGCCTTGGGAAGAACACTTCTCGCCGCGCCGTCTCCTCCTCATCGGGCATCTTCAGTTCCTTCAA atacaGTCGACTCCAAAACGCAAGCAACAGTGACAGAGGGAAGGCCAACTCCTGTTCAGACTTCCAAGAAACTTCCGCCACTCAGGGTGCAGGTACAGCGCCAGCCAGGTTCACACCGTGGTGGATACATGAGCCAGCATCCATG GTTGTGGAGGCGTGGGTGGAGGAGAGACCTCAGCCGACTGGGCCCGAGTCAGGTGAGATTTGA
- the LOC123504257 gene encoding uncharacterized protein LOC123504257 isoform X2, translated as MVPVVMLLLVMSLVQTGGYHPALLDVDGKMIVYDSTREEPYCYPGANHPDKTIFKDSQEATARNIGRVLCRSLGYTHLVREYGVPADGFIGTRLLIYCQGYERLIEQCTTDRGAKNDCNELLVLECGRCSENTGLCIQAFQQERQMEIGETVEITSPEYPNYTDSAVCEWHLRPPTMAAFTLEFLNFRLPSTDTRGNCYVGYLEVSKEVNGEAVEVMVRCGSAVPMPLTVKAEVLILRFSSGTFYPRPFNSKRGFRVLVTASPIPWSSRRLSTMEKVSIGLGVALFLVILLFVLFVMRRRVWTRRRSRQRKQMQQKMERPSYHEALTAMLAGIATNPARHLVTRGDNNMPEVSNRHCGSLRGGSLRDTEQSERGRRSTKVICATRTSSVPLQPTNCPPLPPRIPSSAPPPVKLHHPLPIIEGEGEPSNMEDQPIYMELDEFNKSMAQSYVELKDLERAKVGMSDSSVTGVPTSPLLVTPTARHYTSQPLLFPGQPSSSPTAEKTFPRRAHVWPSTSSLPPSVKTLPCIDKTCTGKTFTGGSVSSCIHISLSSRGSNVSLSSYCIPSLSVRLSPIHRGCATIPRGYSTTSSLSSSNFVESRWSERLPVIQMDGTPLLNTSILERQVRVASCSSSDSVFTENGSVTREQRRCACGSVHEKGNASSEKGQHLSKSCGDVSRTPSNPKENSMNSMLELVRSEPSLPRDQTAPRLVGPVLRRVSQMFFGSSPFLSNSAEEAKDSGSDAAGDEMQPEKNGTGTWRLGKNTSRRAVSSSSGIFSSFKYSRLQNASNSDRGKANSCSDFQETSATQGAGTAPARFTPWWIHEPASMVVEAWVEERPQPTGPESGEI; from the exons ATGGTGCCGGTGGTGATGTTGCTACTGGTGATGAGTCTGGTGCAG ACGGGAGGTTATCACCCGGCCTTGCTAGACGTGGATGGCAAGATGATTGTGTACGACTCGACCAGAGAGGAGCCTTACTGCTACCCG GGCGCCAACCATCCTGACAAAACAATCTTCAAGGACTCGCAGGAGGCAACAGCTCGTAACATAGGGCGCGTCCTGTGTCGTAGCCTTGGATACACCCATCTCGTGCG GGAGTACGGCGTGCCAGCTGACGGGTTCATCGGCACACGACTGCTCATATACTGTCAAGGCTACGAGCGACTCATTGAGCAGTGCACCACCGACAGAGGTGCCAAGAATGACTGCAACGAGCTCCTAGTCCTGGAGTGTGGCAGATGTTCAGAG aatacgggcctatGTATACAAGCGTTTCAGCAGGAACGTCAGATGGAGATTGGAGAGACGGTAGAAATCACCAGCCCTGAGTACCCGAACTACACCGACTCTGCTGTCTGTGAATGGCACCTCCGCCCTCCCACCATGGCCGCCTTTACGCTGGAGTTCTTGAATTTCAGACTTCCCAGCACAGACACAAGAG GCAATTGTTACGTTGGGTACCTGGAAGTGTCCAAGGAGGTGAATGGTGAggcggtggaggtgatggttcGGTGTGGCAGCGCCGTGCCGATGCCCCTCACAGTTAAGGCTGAAGTGTTGATCCTCAG GTTCTCCTCTGGAACCTTCTACCCGAGGCCGTTTAACTCAAAGCGAGGCTTCAGAGTTTTGGTAACAGCGTCTCCCATCC CGTGGAGTTCCAGGAGGCTGAGCACCATGGAGAAGGTGTCTATTGGACTAGGTGTTGCTCTGTTCTTGGTTATTCTCCTTTTTGTCCTGTTCGT AATGAGAAGGCGAGTTTGGACGCGACGGAGGAGCAGGCAGAGGAAACAAATGCAGCAGAAAATGGAGCGACCCAGCTATCATGAAG CCTTGACCGCCATGCTCGCTGGTATCGCCACCAACCCAGCGAGGCATTTAGTGACTCGCGGGGATAATAACATGCCGGAGGTCAGCAACAGACATTGTGGCAGTTTGCGTGGTGGCAGTTTGCGGGACACGGAACAGAGTGAAAGGGGCAGGAGGTCAACCAAGGTGATATGTGCCACCCGGACCAGCAGCGTGCCACTCCAGCCGACGAATTGCCCGCCCCTGCCTCCCCGGATTCCCTCATCGGCACCGCCCCCTGTTAAGCTGCACCACCCACTACCCATCATTGAAGGAGAGGGG GAGCCGAGCAACATGGAGGACCAGCCCATCTATATGGAACTGGACGAATTCAACAAGTCTATGGCACAGTCCTATGTTGAACTGA AGGACCTTGAAAGAGCAAAGGTCGGAATGTCTGACAGTTCCGTCACTGGTGTACCCACGTCGCCTCTCCTTGTTACTCCCACCGCCCGTCACTACACCAGCcagcctctcctctttcccggcCAGCCATCTTCCTCCCCCACAGCTGAAAAAACGTTTCCAAGAAGAGCACATGTATGGCCCAgcacctcctctcttcccccttcagtGAAAACTCTCCCTTGCATCGACAAAACGTGTACTGGCAAGACTTTCACCGGGGGAAGTGTAAGCTCTTGTATTCACATTTCCCTGTCGTCGAGAGGAAGCAATGTTTCGCTCTCTTCCTACTGCATCCCTTCTCTGTCCGTCCGCCTCTCCCCTATTCACCGAGGTTGCGCCACCATTCCCCGAGGATACTCCACCACCAGCAGTCTCTCCTCTAGCAATTTCGTGGAGAGTAGGTGGTCAGAG CGATTGCCAGTGATTCAAATGGATGGGACTCCCTTGCTAAACACCAGCATCCTTGAGCGACAGGTGCGAGTAGCGTCCTGCAGCAGCAGCGACAGTGTATTCACCGAAA ACGGAAGTGTCACGAGGGAGCAGAGGCGGTGTGCATGCGGCTCCGTTCACGAGAAAGGAAATGCCTCGTCTGAGAAAGGTCAACATCTCTCCAAGTCTTGTGGCGACGTGTCTCGAACTCCTTCCAACCCCAAG GAGAACAGCATGAATAGCATGCTGGAGCTGGTGAGGTCAGAGCCAAGCCTGCCCAGGGATCAGACCGCTCCTCGTCTGGTCGGGCCAGTCTTGCGGCGCGTCTCGCAGATGTTCTTCGggtcttctcccttcctctccaactCCGCTGAGGAGGCGAAGGACTCGGGCTCTGATGCAGCTGGGGATGAGATGCAGcctgaaaaaaatggaacaggGACTTGGCGCCTTGGGAAGAACACTTCTCGCCGCGCCGTCTCCTCCTCATCGGGCATCTTCAGTTCCTTCAA atacaGTCGACTCCAAAACGCAAGCAACAGTGACAGAGGGAAGGCCAACTCCTGTTCAGACTTCCAAGAAACTTCCGCCACTCAGGGTGCAGGTACAGCGCCAGCCAGGTTCACACCGTGGTGGATACATGAGCCAGCATCCATG GTTGTGGAGGCGTGGGTGGAGGAGAGACCTCAGCCGACTGGGCCCGAGTCAGGTGAGATTTGA
- the LOC123504257 gene encoding uncharacterized protein LOC123504257 isoform X1 encodes MVPVVMLLLVMSLVQTGGYHPALLDVDGKMIVYDSTREEPYCYPGANHPDKTIFKDSQEATARNIGRVLCRSLGYTHLVREYGVPADGFIGTRLLIYCQGYERLIEQCTTDRGAKNDCNELLVLECGRCSENTGLCIQAFQQERQMEIGETVEITSPEYPNYTDSAVCEWHLRPPTMAAFTLEFLNFRLPSTDTRGNCYVGYLEVSKEVNGEAVEVMVRCGSAVPMPLTVKAEVLILRFSSGTFYPRPFNSKRGFRVLVTASPIPWSSRRLSTMEKVSIGLGVALFLVILLFVLFVMRRRVWTRRRSRQRKQMQQKMERPSYHEALTAMLAGIATNPARHLVTRGDNNMPEVSNRHCGSLRGGSLRDTEQSERGRRSTKVICATRTSSVPLQPTNCPPLPPRIPSSAPPPVKLHHPLPIIEGEGEPSNMEDQPIYMELDEFNKSMAQSYVELKDLERAKVGMSDSSVTGVPTSPLLVTPTARHYTSQPLLFPGQPSSSPTAEKTFPRRAHVWPSTSSLPPSVKTLPCIDKTCTGKTFTGGSVSSCIHISLSSRGSNVSLSSYCIPSLSVRLSPIHRGCATIPRGYSTTSSLSSSNFVESRWSERLPVIQMDGTPLLNTSILERQVRVASCSSSDSVFTENGSVTREQRRCACGSVHEKGNASSEKGQHLSKSCGDVSRTPSNPKQENSMNSMLELVRSEPSLPRDQTAPRLVGPVLRRVSQMFFGSSPFLSNSAEEAKDSGSDAAGDEMQPEKNGTGTWRLGKNTSRRAVSSSSGIFSSFKYSRLQNASNSDRGKANSCSDFQETSATQGAGTAPARFTPWWIHEPASMVVEAWVEERPQPTGPESGEI; translated from the exons ATGGTGCCGGTGGTGATGTTGCTACTGGTGATGAGTCTGGTGCAG ACGGGAGGTTATCACCCGGCCTTGCTAGACGTGGATGGCAAGATGATTGTGTACGACTCGACCAGAGAGGAGCCTTACTGCTACCCG GGCGCCAACCATCCTGACAAAACAATCTTCAAGGACTCGCAGGAGGCAACAGCTCGTAACATAGGGCGCGTCCTGTGTCGTAGCCTTGGATACACCCATCTCGTGCG GGAGTACGGCGTGCCAGCTGACGGGTTCATCGGCACACGACTGCTCATATACTGTCAAGGCTACGAGCGACTCATTGAGCAGTGCACCACCGACAGAGGTGCCAAGAATGACTGCAACGAGCTCCTAGTCCTGGAGTGTGGCAGATGTTCAGAG aatacgggcctatGTATACAAGCGTTTCAGCAGGAACGTCAGATGGAGATTGGAGAGACGGTAGAAATCACCAGCCCTGAGTACCCGAACTACACCGACTCTGCTGTCTGTGAATGGCACCTCCGCCCTCCCACCATGGCCGCCTTTACGCTGGAGTTCTTGAATTTCAGACTTCCCAGCACAGACACAAGAG GCAATTGTTACGTTGGGTACCTGGAAGTGTCCAAGGAGGTGAATGGTGAggcggtggaggtgatggttcGGTGTGGCAGCGCCGTGCCGATGCCCCTCACAGTTAAGGCTGAAGTGTTGATCCTCAG GTTCTCCTCTGGAACCTTCTACCCGAGGCCGTTTAACTCAAAGCGAGGCTTCAGAGTTTTGGTAACAGCGTCTCCCATCC CGTGGAGTTCCAGGAGGCTGAGCACCATGGAGAAGGTGTCTATTGGACTAGGTGTTGCTCTGTTCTTGGTTATTCTCCTTTTTGTCCTGTTCGT AATGAGAAGGCGAGTTTGGACGCGACGGAGGAGCAGGCAGAGGAAACAAATGCAGCAGAAAATGGAGCGACCCAGCTATCATGAAG CCTTGACCGCCATGCTCGCTGGTATCGCCACCAACCCAGCGAGGCATTTAGTGACTCGCGGGGATAATAACATGCCGGAGGTCAGCAACAGACATTGTGGCAGTTTGCGTGGTGGCAGTTTGCGGGACACGGAACAGAGTGAAAGGGGCAGGAGGTCAACCAAGGTGATATGTGCCACCCGGACCAGCAGCGTGCCACTCCAGCCGACGAATTGCCCGCCCCTGCCTCCCCGGATTCCCTCATCGGCACCGCCCCCTGTTAAGCTGCACCACCCACTACCCATCATTGAAGGAGAGGGG GAGCCGAGCAACATGGAGGACCAGCCCATCTATATGGAACTGGACGAATTCAACAAGTCTATGGCACAGTCCTATGTTGAACTGA AGGACCTTGAAAGAGCAAAGGTCGGAATGTCTGACAGTTCCGTCACTGGTGTACCCACGTCGCCTCTCCTTGTTACTCCCACCGCCCGTCACTACACCAGCcagcctctcctctttcccggcCAGCCATCTTCCTCCCCCACAGCTGAAAAAACGTTTCCAAGAAGAGCACATGTATGGCCCAgcacctcctctcttcccccttcagtGAAAACTCTCCCTTGCATCGACAAAACGTGTACTGGCAAGACTTTCACCGGGGGAAGTGTAAGCTCTTGTATTCACATTTCCCTGTCGTCGAGAGGAAGCAATGTTTCGCTCTCTTCCTACTGCATCCCTTCTCTGTCCGTCCGCCTCTCCCCTATTCACCGAGGTTGCGCCACCATTCCCCGAGGATACTCCACCACCAGCAGTCTCTCCTCTAGCAATTTCGTGGAGAGTAGGTGGTCAGAG CGATTGCCAGTGATTCAAATGGATGGGACTCCCTTGCTAAACACCAGCATCCTTGAGCGACAGGTGCGAGTAGCGTCCTGCAGCAGCAGCGACAGTGTATTCACCGAAA ACGGAAGTGTCACGAGGGAGCAGAGGCGGTGTGCATGCGGCTCCGTTCACGAGAAAGGAAATGCCTCGTCTGAGAAAGGTCAACATCTCTCCAAGTCTTGTGGCGACGTGTCTCGAACTCCTTCCAACCCCAAG CAGGAGAACAGCATGAATAGCATGCTGGAGCTGGTGAGGTCAGAGCCAAGCCTGCCCAGGGATCAGACCGCTCCTCGTCTGGTCGGGCCAGTCTTGCGGCGCGTCTCGCAGATGTTCTTCGggtcttctcccttcctctccaactCCGCTGAGGAGGCGAAGGACTCGGGCTCTGATGCAGCTGGGGATGAGATGCAGcctgaaaaaaatggaacaggGACTTGGCGCCTTGGGAAGAACACTTCTCGCCGCGCCGTCTCCTCCTCATCGGGCATCTTCAGTTCCTTCAA atacaGTCGACTCCAAAACGCAAGCAACAGTGACAGAGGGAAGGCCAACTCCTGTTCAGACTTCCAAGAAACTTCCGCCACTCAGGGTGCAGGTACAGCGCCAGCCAGGTTCACACCGTGGTGGATACATGAGCCAGCATCCATG GTTGTGGAGGCGTGGGTGGAGGAGAGACCTCAGCCGACTGGGCCCGAGTCAGGTGAGATTTGA
- the LOC123504257 gene encoding uncharacterized protein LOC123504257 isoform X5 — translation MVPVVMLLLVMSLVQTGGYHPALLDVDGKMIVYDSTREEPYCYPGANHPDKTIFKDSQEATARNIGRVLCRSLGYTHLVREYGVPADGFIGTRLLIYCQGYERLIEQCTTDRGAKNDCNELLVLECGRCSENTGLCIQAFQQERQMEIGETVEITSPEYPNYTDSAVCEWHLRPPTMAAFTLEFLNFRLPSTDTRGNCYVGYLEVSKEVNGEAVEVMVRCGSAVPMPLTVKAEVLILRFSSGTFYPRPFNSKRGFRVLVTASPIPWSSRRLSTMEKVSIGLGVALFLVILLFVLFVMRRRVWTRRRSRQRKQMQQKMERPSYHEALTAMLAGIATNPARHLVTRGDNNMPEVSNRHCGSLRGGSLRDTEQSERGRRSTKVICATRTSSVPLQPTNCPPLPPRIPSSAPPPVKLHHPLPIIEGEGEPSNMEDQPIYMELDEFNKSMAQSYVELKDLERAKVGMSDSSVTGVPTSPLLVTPTARHYTSQPLLFPGQPSSSPTAEKTFPRRAHVWPSTSSLPPSVKTLPCIDKTCTGKTFTGGSVSSCIHISLSSRGSNVSLSSYCIPSLSVRLSPIHRGCATIPRGYSTTSSLSSSNFVESRWSERLPVIQMDGTPLLNTSILERQVRVASCSSSDSVFTENGSVTREQRRCACGSVHEKGNASSEKGQHLSKSCGDVSRTPSNPKQENSMNSMLELVRSEPSLPRDQTAPRLVGPVLRRVSQMFFGSSPFLSNSAEEAKDSGSDAAGDEMQPEKNGTGTWRLGKNTSRRAVSSSSGIFSSFK, via the exons ATGGTGCCGGTGGTGATGTTGCTACTGGTGATGAGTCTGGTGCAG ACGGGAGGTTATCACCCGGCCTTGCTAGACGTGGATGGCAAGATGATTGTGTACGACTCGACCAGAGAGGAGCCTTACTGCTACCCG GGCGCCAACCATCCTGACAAAACAATCTTCAAGGACTCGCAGGAGGCAACAGCTCGTAACATAGGGCGCGTCCTGTGTCGTAGCCTTGGATACACCCATCTCGTGCG GGAGTACGGCGTGCCAGCTGACGGGTTCATCGGCACACGACTGCTCATATACTGTCAAGGCTACGAGCGACTCATTGAGCAGTGCACCACCGACAGAGGTGCCAAGAATGACTGCAACGAGCTCCTAGTCCTGGAGTGTGGCAGATGTTCAGAG aatacgggcctatGTATACAAGCGTTTCAGCAGGAACGTCAGATGGAGATTGGAGAGACGGTAGAAATCACCAGCCCTGAGTACCCGAACTACACCGACTCTGCTGTCTGTGAATGGCACCTCCGCCCTCCCACCATGGCCGCCTTTACGCTGGAGTTCTTGAATTTCAGACTTCCCAGCACAGACACAAGAG GCAATTGTTACGTTGGGTACCTGGAAGTGTCCAAGGAGGTGAATGGTGAggcggtggaggtgatggttcGGTGTGGCAGCGCCGTGCCGATGCCCCTCACAGTTAAGGCTGAAGTGTTGATCCTCAG GTTCTCCTCTGGAACCTTCTACCCGAGGCCGTTTAACTCAAAGCGAGGCTTCAGAGTTTTGGTAACAGCGTCTCCCATCC CGTGGAGTTCCAGGAGGCTGAGCACCATGGAGAAGGTGTCTATTGGACTAGGTGTTGCTCTGTTCTTGGTTATTCTCCTTTTTGTCCTGTTCGT AATGAGAAGGCGAGTTTGGACGCGACGGAGGAGCAGGCAGAGGAAACAAATGCAGCAGAAAATGGAGCGACCCAGCTATCATGAAG CCTTGACCGCCATGCTCGCTGGTATCGCCACCAACCCAGCGAGGCATTTAGTGACTCGCGGGGATAATAACATGCCGGAGGTCAGCAACAGACATTGTGGCAGTTTGCGTGGTGGCAGTTTGCGGGACACGGAACAGAGTGAAAGGGGCAGGAGGTCAACCAAGGTGATATGTGCCACCCGGACCAGCAGCGTGCCACTCCAGCCGACGAATTGCCCGCCCCTGCCTCCCCGGATTCCCTCATCGGCACCGCCCCCTGTTAAGCTGCACCACCCACTACCCATCATTGAAGGAGAGGGG GAGCCGAGCAACATGGAGGACCAGCCCATCTATATGGAACTGGACGAATTCAACAAGTCTATGGCACAGTCCTATGTTGAACTGA AGGACCTTGAAAGAGCAAAGGTCGGAATGTCTGACAGTTCCGTCACTGGTGTACCCACGTCGCCTCTCCTTGTTACTCCCACCGCCCGTCACTACACCAGCcagcctctcctctttcccggcCAGCCATCTTCCTCCCCCACAGCTGAAAAAACGTTTCCAAGAAGAGCACATGTATGGCCCAgcacctcctctcttcccccttcagtGAAAACTCTCCCTTGCATCGACAAAACGTGTACTGGCAAGACTTTCACCGGGGGAAGTGTAAGCTCTTGTATTCACATTTCCCTGTCGTCGAGAGGAAGCAATGTTTCGCTCTCTTCCTACTGCATCCCTTCTCTGTCCGTCCGCCTCTCCCCTATTCACCGAGGTTGCGCCACCATTCCCCGAGGATACTCCACCACCAGCAGTCTCTCCTCTAGCAATTTCGTGGAGAGTAGGTGGTCAGAG CGATTGCCAGTGATTCAAATGGATGGGACTCCCTTGCTAAACACCAGCATCCTTGAGCGACAGGTGCGAGTAGCGTCCTGCAGCAGCAGCGACAGTGTATTCACCGAAA ACGGAAGTGTCACGAGGGAGCAGAGGCGGTGTGCATGCGGCTCCGTTCACGAGAAAGGAAATGCCTCGTCTGAGAAAGGTCAACATCTCTCCAAGTCTTGTGGCGACGTGTCTCGAACTCCTTCCAACCCCAAG CAGGAGAACAGCATGAATAGCATGCTGGAGCTGGTGAGGTCAGAGCCAAGCCTGCCCAGGGATCAGACCGCTCCTCGTCTGGTCGGGCCAGTCTTGCGGCGCGTCTCGCAGATGTTCTTCGggtcttctcccttcctctccaactCCGCTGAGGAGGCGAAGGACTCGGGCTCTGATGCAGCTGGGGATGAGATGCAGcctgaaaaaaatggaacaggGACTTGGCGCCTTGGGAAGAACACTTCTCGCCGCGCCGTCTCCTCCTCATCGGGCATCTTCAGTTCCTTCAAGTGA